A part of Pseudomonadota bacterium genomic DNA contains:
- a CDS encoding aldehyde dehydrogenase family protein — protein sequence MSESFPIYAGGEFTTTSKVLDVVSPYSGVATYRTYLGGEEEYERAVTAAEGAREAMRVLPTYLRYQILQDISAGILKHRERFARIMAREAAKPLKTARVEAERAAQTFLIASEEAKRLPGELLRLDWTPVARGKEAIVKYFPVGLVAGISPFNFPLNLVAHKIAPAIAAGCPIVLKPASKTPISALLLARIIDETALPKGGVSMLPMDRETGNRLVTDARFNLLSFTGSPDVGWEMKKNAGKKKVVLELGGNAGLIVDRDGDVERAIKKSVIGAFTNAGQSCIHTQRIQVEASVFEPFLEGFRSEAQRLRVGDPEEEATDVSAMIDEGNAKRIQSWVDEARAAGATVVMGGHRDGAVYAPTVLTGTRPTMKVCALEAFGPIVVVERFTDFAEAVAAINHSSFGLQAGVFTQDYRKIHYAFEHLEVGGVTVNEVPTFRADQMPYGGVKDSGLGREGPKYA from the coding sequence ATGAGCGAGAGTTTTCCCATCTACGCGGGCGGCGAGTTCACGACGACCTCGAAGGTCCTCGACGTCGTGAGCCCGTATTCGGGTGTCGCCACCTATCGGACCTACCTCGGCGGTGAGGAAGAATATGAGCGGGCGGTCACGGCGGCCGAGGGCGCGCGCGAGGCCATGCGCGTCTTGCCGACCTATCTCCGCTATCAGATCCTCCAGGATATCTCCGCGGGGATACTGAAGCATCGCGAGCGCTTCGCCCGGATCATGGCGCGGGAAGCGGCCAAACCGCTAAAGACCGCGCGCGTCGAGGCCGAGCGCGCCGCGCAGACCTTCCTCATTGCCTCCGAGGAGGCCAAGCGCCTCCCCGGCGAGCTCTTGCGCCTGGACTGGACGCCTGTAGCGCGCGGCAAAGAGGCGATCGTGAAGTATTTTCCGGTCGGGCTCGTGGCCGGCATTTCACCGTTCAACTTCCCGCTCAATCTCGTGGCCCACAAGATCGCCCCGGCCATCGCCGCGGGATGCCCGATCGTCCTGAAGCCGGCTTCCAAGACACCCATCTCGGCGCTGTTGTTGGCCCGGATCATTGACGAGACGGCGCTGCCCAAGGGCGGCGTCTCGATGCTGCCGATGGACCGGGAGACCGGGAACCGGCTGGTGACCGACGCGCGCTTCAATCTCTTGTCCTTCACCGGCTCGCCGGATGTCGGTTGGGAGATGAAGAAGAACGCCGGCAAGAAGAAAGTGGTCCTGGAACTGGGCGGCAACGCCGGGCTCATCGTCGATCGGGACGGGGATGTGGAACGCGCCATCAAGAAATCGGTGATCGGAGCCTTCACCAACGCCGGCCAGAGCTGCATCCACACCCAGCGCATCCAGGTCGAGGCCTCGGTGTTCGAGCCGTTCCTGGAAGGTTTTCGATCCGAAGCGCAGCGGCTTCGCGTCGGCGATCCCGAGGAGGAAGCAACGGATGTCTCGGCCATGATCGACGAGGGCAACGCCAAGCGCATCCAGTCGTGGGTGGACGAAGCCCGCGCGGCCGGCGCCACCGTGGTGATGGGCGGGCACAGGGACGGTGCCGTCTATGCGCCGACCGTCCTAACCGGCACCCGGCCCACGATGAAGGTGTGTGCGCTCGAGGCCTTCGGTCCGATCGTGGTGGTGGAGAGGTTCACCGACTTCGCGGAGGCCGTGGCGGCCATCAACCACTCCAGCTTCGGACTGCAGGCCGGGGTGTTCACGCAAGACTATCGAAAGATCCACTACGCCTTCGAGCACCTGGAGGTGGGCGGGGTCACGGTCAACGAGGTCCCGACCTTCCGCGCCGATCAGATGCCGTACGGGGGCGTGAAGGACTCCGGTCTCGGCCGCGAAGGACCGAAATACGCGA